A genomic segment from Chitinophaga flava encodes:
- a CDS encoding polysaccharide biosynthesis/export family protein, producing the protein MQSFRIILLVLSVYLAGCTGSRKITYFNDIAAKTGTDSLEKCPQLRIQPGDVLQINVSTPDKDVSQLFNPNLVSPPNPSGTGIDQGYLVDSTGYISLPIIGKLYVRDKTTKVINEEVTAELSKTLRNVYVSTRMVNFKVSVLGDVAHPGTFRIGAERASILDALSMAGDMNPSAIRKDVMVIRETDGVKYYTTLDLNSSKTLRSPYYYLANNDVIYIKPGPGKELGNSRILPLLPVILSVISLATTIVLLSK; encoded by the coding sequence ATGCAGTCATTCCGAATTATCCTGCTGGTCCTGTCCGTTTATCTGGCGGGATGCACCGGCAGCAGGAAAATTACTTATTTCAACGACATTGCTGCCAAAACCGGCACTGACTCTCTTGAAAAATGCCCTCAGCTGAGGATACAGCCAGGAGACGTATTACAGATCAACGTCAGTACGCCGGACAAGGACGTCAGCCAACTCTTTAACCCTAATCTGGTCAGCCCTCCGAATCCATCGGGAACTGGCATAGATCAGGGATATCTGGTAGACAGCACCGGCTATATCAGTCTTCCCATCATCGGAAAACTGTATGTCAGGGACAAAACCACCAAGGTCATTAATGAAGAAGTAACCGCTGAACTGTCCAAAACACTCAGAAATGTGTATGTCTCTACCCGTATGGTCAACTTCAAAGTCTCGGTACTGGGAGATGTAGCCCACCCCGGCACCTTCAGGATCGGCGCTGAAAGAGCCTCCATCCTCGATGCCCTCAGCATGGCCGGAGACATGAACCCCTCCGCCATCCGGAAAGATGTAATGGTCATCCGTGAAACAGATGGCGTGAAGTATTACACCACACTGGACCTCAACAGCAGCAAAACATTGAGATCACCTTATTATTATCTGGCCAATAATGATGTGATATATATCAAACCCGGCCCGGGTAAGGAGCTTGGCAACTCGCGCATTCTTCCTTTACTACCGGTTATACTCAGCGTTATTTCACTGGCCACCACCATTGTATTACTCAGTAAATGA